In Vanacampus margaritifer isolate UIUO_Vmar chromosome 6, RoL_Vmar_1.0, whole genome shotgun sequence, the DNA window TTCTTTGTGGTTtgcttttctttgtgtttttttttttacattcacggATGAAATTCTGATTGTCACCGAGTCACAACCCTTGAATGTTACCGTTGTCTTTCTCCCGATTTGGACCAAAAACAATATGCATGAATCCAATCGTAATCATCTTTGGCGCTCACTCGATGATTCTTGCTTCAAGAGGTGCACTCCGCACTCTGCCAAATACCCGAATGGGATCTTGCCAGCTTTTGTTTGCTTTCgttcaaaaacaaagcaaacggCACCACCATATTGAAAAGACACTTTTTCAACAAAGTCGAGTCTCAAGAACATCAACGCTAAGTAGTCTTTCTTGAGTTGAAGCTATGTAGGTCTCTAACCTTAAAATGTGACGACTTTGGCCTGAGCTTCAGGTCTTGGGTCGAGCGGAGTCATGTGACACGAGCCCTCCCACCACTGACATTTATTGGTGCCCCGTGTGAGCTTTTCTTCCTACCTGATTTCACCTCCACCGAGAGTTCCGCCATTACGTTGTCATCATTGGACGTGTCCACCGCCTCCACCTGCAGGGTGAGGTCAGAAGTTCAATCAAAGGACCGGCGCATTCCTTGCGCGACTTTGCTTCGGTTGGGGAACCTCACCTGTAGAGATAACGTGGCCTCCGGGAGGTCCTTGGTCATGAACAAGTAGCCGTTAATGATGGTGAAGTCCTCGCTTCCAATGATGCGATAGGCGATGTGAGGGTTTACACCCTgcggggggggggcaggaaTAGGAAGGTCACGTCAACGCttcacttgtgtgtgttttttaaagagCCGGCTATAACGGAGCCATCTACTTGAGGACAGTAACATCGCCACTAAGTGGAAATCAGATCTTTGGATCATCCTCGGCAGAAGTCCAATAGATTTAGATTTGAACTTATGGAAGCATGGACGAAGAATCAACATTATTTGACCTCCACACTGGCATAATCCTCGTCCAAGGCGACGATCCGCAGCGGCTCGTCCTTGTTGGTCGGGTCTGTCGCCATGGCGCCCACTGAGGAGACCACGCCCTGGTACTGAGGCTTCTGGAATTGTGGCTTATGGAGGCTCTTCACCTGAATGTTGATCGTGAGGCTTGTGGTAGTATACTGAGAACTGCTTGGTGTCTGGGCGGCCTGCCAGAGAAGAACAAAGGTTTCCTAATCGCACCCTGACTCACCGAACAAGTTTTCATGGTTTTCTATCCTAATTTCAGTTCACCGACTGGAGTTTCGCATCAAACGTTTGCAAGAAGCGAGCAGACTTTCATTTCAAGAGATGATAGGGTTGGTTAgcttgaacatttaaaaaaaaaaaaatgtctaagaATGGTCTTTTAGTAAGTTTGTGTGTTCTACTAAGGTGAAACGTGATTAAAATGAGTCCAGTGCCAACTCTGGTTTTGGTCTTGTGTGGTCTTCACCAGAACTGTCAGGCTGATGGTTCCCAACACGTCAGCCGCCCTCAGCATGCTGACGTTGCCGGTGTTTGGGTTGATGGCGAACAGGCCGTCCTCGTTTCCTGGTGCAGACAacggggtggtgggggggggggtcgggtgTTACCCCGGCAGTTTGAAAAGGAGATTTTGAGTGTCCGCTTCGCGTCTTACCGCTCAGGAAGGAGTAAATGATGGCCTCGTTGATCCCAACGTCGCCGTCGACGGCGTAAAGCGGACCCGGCTCCAGTTTTAAGGGCTCCACCTGGGGTGAGGACAGGATACAAAACCAAATCAGATGAGGTCATGCGGTTCAGTTCTGGCCTTCAATGATATAAACCAGTGGTAAGAATAAGTCTCAAGTCTTCGATTGTACAAACCAGAGGTAGAAGTCCGTTTCCCGCTTTTTACCCTGCTTGGTCAGctcatcagtttgtttttttattgtgtcgCTCTTAACTCTTTAAAATCCAATTTGGGGAGATGACATAACCACACTTGTTACGTTTTGTTCTGATTATAGGGAAGTGTTGTCCTGATGTTTGCGAACTCTTATCAAGATGGCGTTTTGTtgatttcctgaaaatgtgtgtttttggggATGCAAAGATATCAACAAAGTGTGACTTCCTGCCATCCTTGGTATTAAATCGAAGGATCTGACTTTTAGCTTGGCAGGAGAAAAGGAAGGCTTTTTACTCGCCTGCATTTCGTTGAGATCCACCCGGCCTCTGTAGCCGGCGTTCTGGCAGATGACGGCGCCGTCCACCTCATGTTTGATGTTGGGTTGGAACCAGGGCGGTCTGTTGTCCACATCCTGAACGGTGACTTGAATGGTGGCAGTGGCGGTGAACGAGACTTCGCCGCCAGAACCGGTCAACGGCGTGTCCTTGTAGAAACAACACAAGTGACGACAATCTGGATGAGGATTTTAGGTGTTGAGGTGAGTCAGCCTTCCATCGCGACAGTCGTACTAAAAAGAAACTAGAGCACCAACGTTCGCACCCGGGGTTATCTGGCACAATTGCAACATGCAGTTAGTTACTTTAGCTAAGCCGACATccatgaacactttttttcatttgggaAATCTCTTTTGAGCACTTTGTTGTCTGTCGTGAGTGTGCACATGTGCAAGCATAAGAAAGATGCTACGCGAAGTAGCATCCGTGTTTCAGGTCGTGGCTGGTATTCGGTTCGGTGAACACGCCCGCAACCTTCGAGAGCCCAAAGAACAAGCGGACTGCTCACGATTGCGCCCACTACTGTCCCCGCCGTCAGTATTGTCCCTGTTGTCGCTCAGGCTGCTAGTGCTCCCTGAATATTAGCTTGAGCGTGGTGGTGAGCTCATCGTCTTACATGATTCTTCAACCAATTGTCTGTAAATCGTTTTGAACGGAATCGCGTTACCTGGAAAAATGGAAGCGAGAACTCATAGAAATGTTTGCCAGCCGACTTTCCTGAGAGAACAACATTCAGCATGATCAAAACGGGAACAGGTCCTCACCTGAGCGTACAAGACCATCTGGGCACTTTGGACTTTGTCGTAATCCAGAATGTTCAGGACGACCAGTTGCGGGTTTTGGGGTGACGCCAGCCTGAAGTAATTctgaagaaatacaaaaaacaaaaccaaaaaaggtTCATTTTAAGAGCCAAGCTGATCGGCTCGAGGCTAAAAGAAGAACGTACCGATGCTGACGTCATCGTGTAGTAAAGCGTCGTGTCCTCGTCCACGTCGGTGGCGGGAAAGCTGTTGTCGAGGGGCGTGCCCACGCGTAACAGCTGCGATGCCGAATAAAGAGCGACCAGTTAGCGTCCGTTTGCAAACGGAACAGAAAGACTTTTCCGGGGCACTTGCCTCCTCCACATTGATCTGGTACGTGTTCATGTCAAAGACCGGCGGGTTGTCGTTCACGTTTTGCACAAGTACGACGATGATGAGCGTGAACTGCAAAATCAAACAGGGATTGTTTGACTTTGCAactaaatattgaatatttgttACGTTAAGCAACGTGTACAATATTGAACCATGAGGCGGAACGCTTACCTGGAGGCCCGAGTCCGCTCGGCACTTGACCTGGACCACATGACTTGTGCTCGTCTGCAAACAAACGCAAAAAAACTTGAGTTGACACCGACCGGTCTGCCCGATTGTTTCTCGGGGCTGGGCTGGGCCCACCTCATAGTCCAAAACCCCGTTGGCCAGCAGTCGGTTCCCGTCCAGAATGAAGGGGACGTCGGCGGAATTCTCCAGAGTGGGCATCACCCCGTTTGCCACCGTGATGGTCTCCACCAGGTCGCCCACCGCGTTGTTCTCTTTCACGTTGACCGTCTCGCGAGCGCTGCAAACTGATGGTGGCCCCGTTTAGCAGCACGCAAACACTTGACGTCATTACAAGTTGCAATTTATTGGAACATAAAGGtatattttagtttgtttttctgatttttttccctttttttttttacctctgagtattgttttttgaataattgaaaaaaaaatattaaaactgaaaaacaagaTTTTAGTCATTTGAACAAGTAAAAACAGTTactcatgaaaaaatgttttggttttaaatattttttatagataATGTTAGATATTTTTTAGCTTTAAATAGTGGATGAATGTGTATGTAGTTTTGAACGCTCAaataacgtgtgtgtgtggagggggggggcggggggtgggggggggggctgatacacaaaacagggaaaaaaaatcggactacaggaaaaaaaaaatcccaaaaactgatcaaaaatcaaattcaacaaacaaaaaatttggCTGGAAAACACCAATTAAGAATgtgaaacaaaccaaaaaacataattattcaaaataaatttttccttgaaatttttttccccaacatttgcctaaacgacaacaacaaataacttttctgattgtgatttttttttattttttaaacaaatcctGTTTTGTCAAATGTGACGACGACAACAAgaattgtccaaatcttcaatcTGATTGATGGAGTCGTCGTCGCTAGCAAGTGATATGCCGATTACGATTACTCACTCTCCTGCGTCTTTGCGCTGGTCAGGAAGGCCAACAAAAGCACGAAAAAGACGAGAAAATTCCTGCTGGCATCCATGTCTGCTGCTGCGCTCGTCTTTTGGCGTCCGTGAGATTAGCGGCTTGACTTTATGAGCCGGGTGGACTTTTCCCCgccataaaatgtttttgtttgcacaGTCAGGCCAGATTTTATAACGTCCGCATGTTTCCTTTTAGATTCGCTTGCTTGTGACAAAATCAAAGTGATGGCCGTATTGTGCTGGCCGTGTGCGCAATTCTTCCGCAGTAAATATATCtggtgattgattgattgatttattgattgattgattgattgattgattgattggttgatttatGTCGGGGCGGTATTCTGATCATTCAGAATATAAAAATGAACTTTGATGAGACAAAAACACATACTAAGATTAGTCTTTTTTAGTGtgaaaatttttgttttgctatAGTAAATTTgggaattattttttgttttaataaaaatatgtaatctTAGTCATATTTGATCAAGATAAATGTTATATTCCTTGACAAAgtgtctctcttttatttttttttaccagtcaaattttttttgtacaataaaaagtcCCATTGACAAGTAAATAACAAATGTAAATT includes these proteins:
- the LOC144053115 gene encoding cadherin-related family member 5-like, which translates into the protein MDASRNFLVFFVLLLAFLTSAKTQEICSARETVNVKENNAVGDLVETITVANGVMPTLENSADVPFILDGNRLLANGVLDYETSTSHVVQVKCRADSGLQFTLIIVVLVQNVNDNPPVFDMNTYQINVEELLRVGTPLDNSFPATDVDEDTTLYYTMTSASNYFRLASPQNPQLVVLNILDYDKVQSAQMVLYAQDTPLTGSGGEVSFTATATIQVTVQDVDNRPPWFQPNIKHEVDGAVICQNAGYRGRVDLNEMQVEPLKLEPGPLYAVDGDVGINEAIIYSFLSGNEDGLFAINPNTGNVSMLRAADVLGTISLTVLAAQTPSSSQYTTTSLTINIQVKSLHKPQFQKPQYQGVVSSVGAMATDPTNKDEPLRIVALDEDYASVEGVNPHIAYRIIGSEDFTIINGYLFMTKDLPEATLSLQVEAVDTSNDDNVMAELSVEVKSGVFVNYGESREQVEEDREKWRDALERRGLTISLTTTPLPLSTTDSMTSPPITDGGTTHLAESTTNTDTSTEDRTTEGPESTTNPGTPTGGTTTEPMKSTINPGTPTDGSVSPAVTPTSESSATAATESPVTPLITEGSTSHADLHTEKVPVLSGGFGPGDMAALGATLGVLLFVCVVIIGVLVCRLQKGKADQRKIHEASVFRSSLGQGFGGDKQGVQYTNEAFQHDDDDDGDGGSVGSGGLHVTPADNSALKSSVRALETLLDDDDVSQGSSDKEKEVKPILTKERRLEEGYKAVWFKEDIDPDAKEEVVIIPDSREDDSEDEDDDVGPAKASKVGFAEADLDSGLGVKIEDPAGDSEGDDVDIEL